From a region of the Bdellovibrio bacteriovorus genome:
- the rplS gene encoding 50S ribosomal protein L19: MAKETNLVRRVSVKAANKNIQAFSSGDTVNVFVKVKEGEKERVQLYKGIVTKIQGSGAAKTFTVRKISAGVGVERTFPFSSPALDKVELVNVGKVRRSKLYYLRSLEGKAAKIESELVSAAKAEA, from the coding sequence ATGGCTAAAGAAACAAACCTCGTTCGTCGCGTAAGTGTAAAAGCTGCTAACAAAAATATTCAAGCGTTCAGCTCTGGTGATACTGTTAACGTATTCGTTAAAGTAAAAGAGGGTGAAAAAGAACGTGTTCAGCTTTACAAAGGTATCGTAACTAAGATCCAAGGATCTGGCGCTGCGAAAACTTTCACAGTTCGCAAAATTTCTGCGGGTGTTGGCGTTGAAAGAACTTTCCCGTTTTCAAGCCCTGCACTTGATAAAGTTGAGCTTGTAAACGTAGGTAAAGTACGTCGTTCTAAACTTTACTACCTACGCTCTCTTGAAGGTAAAGCTGCGAAGATTGAATCTGAGCTAGTATCTGCTGCTAAAGCAGAAGCTTAA
- a CDS encoding STAS domain-containing protein, producing the protein MQVKLVLDGDIAIVSLSGRIEIEKTQSFKKACLQNFSDKKVVFCMKNLSFVGSSGIQNLFNVLNDLNCNKKLNAKIAGLNPDFQRLFSFSECANLEVHESIEGALQSF; encoded by the coding sequence ATGCAAGTAAAACTCGTGCTCGATGGGGATATTGCGATCGTGTCTTTAAGCGGTCGTATTGAGATCGAGAAAACTCAGTCTTTCAAAAAAGCGTGCTTACAAAACTTTTCTGATAAAAAAGTGGTGTTCTGCATGAAAAATCTAAGCTTTGTGGGTTCATCCGGCATTCAGAACTTGTTCAATGTGTTGAATGATTTGAACTGCAACAAAAAGCTGAACGCGAAAATCGCGGGGTTAAACCCGGATTTCCAGCGTCTTTTCAGTTTTTCAGAGTGTGCAAACCTTGAGGTTCATGAAAGTATCGAAGGGGCTCTCCAAAGTTTCTAG
- a CDS encoding KH domain-containing protein — translation MDSLKDLVEFMAKSLVDKPEKVEVDEIPGQQTTLLALKVDKEDLGKVIGKQGKTAAAMRTIIRAAGTKLNKRYHLDIVE, via the coding sequence ATGGATAGCTTGAAAGACCTCGTGGAGTTCATGGCGAAATCTCTAGTAGATAAGCCTGAAAAAGTCGAAGTTGATGAAATCCCTGGTCAGCAAACCACTCTTCTTGCTTTGAAGGTTGATAAAGAAGACCTGGGCAAAGTGATTGGTAAGCAAGGTAAAACAGCAGCCGCAATGAGAACTATCATCCGCGCAGCTGGTACAAAACTTAACAAGCGTTATCACTTAGATATCGTAGAATAG
- a CDS encoding MBL fold metallo-hydrolase, with amino-acid sequence MSLPVWSQNESVKFTVLKTGSIDPLEATTLQGGSWFKRFPMTHPAFLIEHPKGNFLFDTGLGTKAKEQVQDMVWWARLATEFNQDVSALEQIKEKGIKLDRIILSHAHFDHSSGVVDFPDLPIEVTVEEMAFAKTKDASAAIFPSLFPETVQFKTYELEAKEYEGFPKSRDIYGDGKLVLVGLPGHTPGSVGLFVNLSIEKRIFLVGDTVWNADAIEQGVPKFWFSKKFVDNKPDEVMLRIQELQALQKRSPEVLIVPSHDARSVAKAMELAK; translated from the coding sequence ATGTCTTTACCAGTGTGGTCGCAAAACGAAAGTGTTAAATTCACGGTTTTAAAGACGGGATCTATAGATCCTTTAGAGGCGACGACGCTTCAAGGAGGCTCTTGGTTTAAGCGCTTCCCTATGACTCATCCAGCATTTCTAATCGAACATCCCAAAGGAAACTTTCTGTTTGATACGGGTCTGGGAACGAAGGCGAAAGAACAAGTTCAAGACATGGTCTGGTGGGCCCGTCTTGCGACGGAATTTAATCAGGATGTTTCAGCTCTAGAACAAATCAAAGAAAAAGGCATTAAACTCGACAGAATCATTCTTTCGCATGCGCACTTCGATCACTCCAGTGGTGTTGTGGACTTCCCAGATTTGCCCATTGAGGTGACGGTTGAAGAAATGGCTTTCGCAAAAACGAAAGATGCAAGCGCGGCGATTTTTCCTTCTCTTTTTCCAGAAACGGTCCAATTTAAAACCTATGAACTTGAGGCCAAAGAATATGAAGGCTTTCCCAAAAGCCGTGACATCTATGGTGATGGTAAGCTTGTTCTGGTCGGTCTTCCGGGACATACTCCAGGTTCAGTGGGACTTTTTGTAAATCTGTCGATCGAAAAAAGAATCTTCTTGGTGGGTGATACAGTCTGGAATGCCGATGCGATAGAGCAAGGCGTGCCGAAATTCTGGTTCTCTAAAAAGTTCGTCGATAATAAGCCTGATGAAGTCATGCTGCGAATTCAGGAATTGCAAGCCCTTCAGAAAAGAAGCCCGGAAGTTTTAATTGTTCCGAGCCATGATGCCAGATCTGTCGCCAAAGCCATGGAGCTAGCGAAGTAG
- a CDS encoding LPS-assembly protein LptD yields the protein MLQSWIFLFLFLFVTVFTGTPLWAAEPTAKIHGILINADSMFRDTEKETAELEGNVQIVYQGQHIRADRARVLLRSRQVELFGNVEIMDAKNTIVGDQVYLDYENNTGVIYNGYVQSGSITFSGTVLQKTGESDYVVSSADYTACTNCPSTWSFSGTTVRAELGGYAYIKNAVLRFGHLPVFWFPYLIVPLKSDRQSGLLTPTFEASDTGGFAISLPYFWAISRSSDATIELKDYSKRGMKGLLEYRYMLNENSEGTLNFGSLFDKAFADDDRLNLYRPLSEKNDPIERYFVRYSHYLEMPDGGVHRAQINYASDLQYPKDFPTETLNHGDSAMENRVSYTKNTEDQHMSVDSSYYVNLLHGDPLAGNSDAVHRIPEVRWSHTQQNIGESNFIYAFDLDVVNFTRSGNAYDDMTTQNSGDTTVRFPKNSCNDPKWEDNPACKRVYDGSFDPSVDLIRTGQRIDFEPTVYYPIKLADGLDLVPAAAYRETHYNFNIEDNSHVVRRYLRAEIGARLSLSRVYGDTVSSKATRYKHEIIPEVSYSNLPWFSQDESPFFGKGSVTDAPYSARDSITDLDIASDYSVQFDYNDRVYDRNLVTMALTNKVTEKRWVGDRPEYRQIGYLKLAQSYDASQQNRGGSIYEPWSDLTATLDVRLDRFQTYSIFNYFPYQNVTNASSRVRLMNDLGQFFQVQLTRQYKITPGQAVDTSARQEDYTFSAGFVSKYVNLMGKFVYDANWADRSSGDQIKSWAYIAQLKPPGDCLLVTFIHDQVTGGDTNFKLNFEFTFDGVPKPPLPPETLDTYGF from the coding sequence GTGCTTCAGAGCTGGATCTTCTTGTTTTTATTCTTATTTGTGACCGTTTTCACGGGCACACCTCTATGGGCCGCCGAACCCACGGCGAAGATCCATGGCATCTTGATCAATGCCGACAGCATGTTTCGCGATACCGAAAAAGAAACGGCCGAACTAGAAGGCAATGTTCAAATCGTTTATCAAGGACAACACATACGTGCGGACCGCGCCCGCGTTCTTCTGCGCTCTCGTCAGGTGGAGCTTTTTGGCAATGTCGAAATCATGGATGCGAAGAACACCATCGTTGGTGATCAAGTTTATCTGGATTACGAAAACAACACCGGTGTGATTTACAACGGCTATGTTCAATCCGGCTCCATCACTTTTTCGGGAACTGTCTTACAAAAAACGGGTGAATCCGATTACGTGGTTTCTTCTGCTGACTACACGGCTTGTACCAACTGCCCTTCAACGTGGAGTTTTTCAGGAACCACAGTGCGTGCGGAACTGGGTGGCTATGCCTATATCAAGAATGCCGTTTTGCGCTTCGGCCACCTTCCTGTTTTCTGGTTTCCCTATCTGATTGTTCCACTGAAAAGTGATCGCCAATCTGGATTATTAACACCGACGTTTGAAGCCTCAGATACGGGTGGTTTTGCGATCTCACTTCCCTATTTCTGGGCCATCTCCCGAAGCAGTGATGCGACCATCGAGCTTAAAGATTATTCGAAGCGTGGTATGAAGGGTTTATTAGAATACCGTTACATGCTGAACGAAAACTCCGAAGGAACTTTGAATTTCGGAAGTCTTTTCGATAAAGCCTTCGCAGATGATGATCGCTTGAATCTTTACCGTCCTTTAAGTGAAAAGAATGATCCGATTGAACGTTACTTCGTTAGATACAGTCACTATCTAGAAATGCCTGACGGCGGAGTTCATCGCGCCCAGATCAATTACGCCAGCGATCTTCAATATCCCAAAGACTTCCCGACAGAAACTTTGAATCACGGTGACTCAGCGATGGAAAACCGTGTGTCCTACACAAAGAACACCGAGGATCAGCACATGAGTGTTGATAGCTCTTACTATGTGAACCTCTTGCATGGAGATCCTTTAGCGGGCAACAGCGATGCCGTACATCGTATTCCCGAGGTACGCTGGTCACACACACAGCAAAACATCGGCGAGAGCAACTTTATCTATGCGTTTGATTTAGATGTCGTGAACTTCACTCGCTCAGGCAACGCCTATGACGATATGACAACGCAGAATTCGGGCGACACTACAGTGCGCTTTCCGAAGAACAGCTGTAACGATCCTAAGTGGGAAGACAACCCCGCGTGTAAACGCGTGTACGATGGGTCATTTGATCCAAGTGTCGACTTGATCCGCACCGGACAGCGCATCGATTTTGAACCGACAGTCTATTATCCGATCAAGCTTGCTGACGGCTTGGACCTGGTTCCGGCGGCGGCCTATCGCGAGACTCATTATAACTTTAATATCGAAGACAACTCTCACGTCGTGCGACGCTATCTTCGGGCCGAGATCGGCGCCCGATTAAGCTTAAGTCGCGTCTATGGCGACACTGTCAGCTCTAAAGCCACGCGCTACAAACACGAAATCATTCCCGAAGTTTCTTACAGCAACCTTCCCTGGTTCTCACAAGATGAAAGCCCCTTTTTTGGTAAAGGCTCTGTCACGGATGCGCCCTACTCCGCTCGTGACAGTATCACCGACTTAGATATCGCCAGTGATTACAGCGTGCAGTTTGACTATAATGACCGCGTTTACGATCGCAATCTCGTGACGATGGCTCTTACAAACAAAGTCACTGAAAAACGCTGGGTGGGGGATCGTCCTGAATACCGTCAGATTGGCTATTTGAAACTGGCGCAGTCTTACGATGCTTCTCAACAGAACCGCGGGGGAAGCATCTATGAGCCGTGGTCGGACTTAACAGCAACACTGGATGTGCGCTTAGATCGCTTCCAAACTTATTCTATCTTTAACTACTTCCCTTATCAGAACGTCACGAACGCTTCGTCACGTGTGCGTTTGATGAATGACCTAGGTCAATTCTTCCAAGTGCAATTGACTCGTCAGTATAAAATCACTCCGGGTCAAGCCGTTGATACCAGCGCTCGTCAAGAGGACTACACATTCTCTGCCGGCTTTGTTTCAAAGTATGTAAACTTGATGGGTAAGTTTGTCTACGATGCCAACTGGGCCGACCGCAGCTCAGGCGATCAAATCAAGTCATGGGCTTACATCGCGCAATTAAAACCACCGGGAGACTGTCTTTTAGTCACATTCATTCATGACCAAGTCACTGGTGGTGATACGAACTTCAAGTTGAATTTCGAATTCACGTTCGACGGCGTACCAAAACCACCGCTTCCACCGGAAACACTAGACACTTACGGATTCTAG
- a CDS encoding ribonuclease HII, with translation MVVSKKTLAKKSAAKKITLKKAKPKKTLKKEEYPKVNWREFFPEPVIGVDEVGRGCLAGPVYAAAVIFKSDALAEDVTDSKLLSEERREELAALIQKEHHVGIGFATVEEIDEMNILRASLLAMKRAVEALGVKGGHVLIDGNMKIPGLEGFEQTTMVKGDLRVAPISAASIVAKVTRDRLMKQLGEKYPLYGFEVHKGYSTPVHKDSIVAHGPCSVHRKSFAGVKEYLAELVVDEE, from the coding sequence ATGGTAGTATCGAAAAAAACGCTCGCTAAAAAATCTGCAGCTAAGAAAATCACACTCAAAAAAGCGAAGCCTAAGAAAACGCTCAAAAAGGAAGAGTATCCTAAGGTGAACTGGCGCGAGTTCTTTCCCGAGCCTGTGATTGGTGTGGATGAAGTGGGACGTGGATGTCTTGCGGGGCCGGTCTATGCAGCAGCTGTGATCTTCAAATCGGACGCTCTGGCTGAAGATGTCACAGATTCAAAATTATTATCCGAAGAACGTCGCGAAGAATTAGCGGCGCTCATTCAAAAAGAACATCATGTAGGAATTGGTTTTGCGACAGTAGAAGAAATCGACGAGATGAATATCTTGCGGGCTTCCTTGCTGGCGATGAAACGCGCGGTTGAAGCTTTAGGGGTGAAGGGTGGTCATGTGCTGATTGACGGCAACATGAAGATCCCCGGACTTGAAGGCTTTGAGCAAACGACTATGGTTAAAGGGGATTTGCGAGTGGCTCCGATTTCAGCGGCGTCGATTGTTGCGAAAGTGACAAGAGATCGTCTGATGAAACAGTTAGGAGAAAAATATCCTCTTTATGGATTCGAAGTTCACAAAGGCTACTCAACGCCGGTTCACAAAGACAGCATCGTCGCGCACGGACCGTGCAGCGTGCACCGTAAATCCTTCGCGGGCGTTAAAGAATACCTCGCAGAACTCGTCGTCGACGAAGAATAA
- the ffh gene encoding signal recognition particle protein yields the protein MFENLSDKIMASLKKVRGQSKITEANIEDVIKEIRLSLLEADVNFKVVKIFIDKVKAKALGAEVLQNVNPGQMFVKIVHDELVNVLGGGAVDINVRENPSVIFMVGLQGAGKTTSSAKLALYIRQKLGKKPGMVPADIYRPAAIDQLQTLGRQNNIPTFPTQVGMKPEEILEKSKQWAKDNMVDVVIVDTAGRLQVDDELMNELGRLREIWTPQEILLVADAMLGQQSVNVAEGFHKKLNLTGLVLTKVDGDARGGAALSIREVTGIPIKFLGVGEKVSALEVFHPDRLAGRILDMGDVLSLVEKAQEVIDEKSARDSAKKIMKNEFTLEDFLAQIQQLKKMGGFESILKFLPGMGELSKQLKNMTPPDAEMKKIEAIIRSMTYQERHNHKLLNASRRQRIAKGSGTQVQDVNKLVKQFEDAKKMMGGMMKMGMGRGGMKFPF from the coding sequence ATGTTCGAGAATTTATCTGACAAGATTATGGCGAGCCTTAAAAAGGTCCGTGGTCAAAGCAAGATCACGGAAGCTAACATTGAGGACGTCATTAAAGAGATCCGCCTCAGTCTTTTAGAAGCGGACGTGAACTTCAAAGTCGTTAAGATATTTATTGATAAGGTAAAAGCCAAAGCCCTGGGGGCGGAGGTTCTTCAAAACGTCAATCCAGGACAAATGTTCGTTAAGATCGTTCATGATGAGCTCGTGAACGTTTTGGGTGGCGGCGCTGTTGATATCAACGTACGTGAAAATCCGAGCGTGATCTTTATGGTGGGTTTGCAAGGGGCGGGTAAAACCACGTCTTCAGCAAAGCTTGCTCTTTATATTCGTCAAAAATTGGGTAAAAAACCCGGCATGGTGCCAGCGGACATCTATCGTCCCGCGGCCATCGATCAGTTGCAGACTTTAGGTCGTCAAAACAACATTCCAACCTTCCCAACTCAAGTCGGAATGAAGCCTGAGGAAATCTTAGAAAAATCCAAGCAGTGGGCGAAGGACAACATGGTTGATGTTGTGATCGTCGATACGGCGGGGCGCTTGCAGGTTGATGATGAACTGATGAACGAGTTGGGCCGCCTTCGCGAAATTTGGACTCCGCAAGAAATCCTTCTTGTGGCCGATGCCATGCTCGGTCAGCAGTCTGTGAATGTCGCAGAAGGTTTCCATAAAAAATTAAATCTGACAGGACTTGTGCTCACGAAAGTAGACGGGGACGCGCGCGGTGGTGCGGCCTTATCTATTCGTGAAGTGACAGGCATTCCAATTAAGTTCCTGGGCGTGGGTGAAAAAGTCTCTGCTCTGGAAGTCTTCCATCCGGATCGTCTTGCTGGGCGTATCTTGGATATGGGGGACGTTCTTTCTTTGGTCGAAAAAGCGCAGGAAGTGATCGATGAAAAGTCGGCGCGTGATTCCGCGAAAAAGATCATGAAGAATGAATTTACTTTGGAGGACTTCCTAGCTCAGATCCAGCAGCTTAAAAAAATGGGCGGCTTTGAAAGCATCTTGAAATTTTTACCTGGCATGGGTGAACTCAGCAAACAGCTGAAAAATATGACCCCACCTGATGCTGAGATGAAAAAGATCGAGGCCATCATTCGCTCCATGACCTATCAGGAAAGACACAACCATAAGCTTCTAAACGCTTCGCGTCGTCAGCGTATTGCGAAGGGGAGCGGAACTCAAGTTCAAGATGTGAACAAGCTGGTAAAGCAATTTGAGGACGCTAAGAAGATGATGGGTGGAATGATGAAAATGGGCATGGGTCGAGGTGGAATGAAGTTCCCATTTTAA
- a CDS encoding RNA methyltransferase, translating into MSETPETPYVPRLAIGLVHYPVRDRLQKTVSTNITNFDIHDIARAATVFGVEKYYIIHPMQEQLMFVERVLDHWRTGQGSKFNPMRKTALNPVKTAVSVEAALADWNVPDCLTIATTARVEWAKRKYSFAELRHEMHVEKKPVFMLFGTGFGMTEQLIGSCSGVLESIRGAPPKDYRHLSVRSAVSICLDRVMGPW; encoded by the coding sequence ATGTCTGAGACTCCCGAAACTCCCTACGTACCAAGACTGGCAATCGGTCTAGTTCACTATCCCGTGCGTGATCGATTGCAGAAAACAGTGTCGACGAATATCACAAATTTCGACATTCATGATATCGCCCGGGCGGCGACGGTCTTTGGAGTAGAAAAATATTACATCATCCATCCCATGCAAGAGCAGCTCATGTTCGTTGAGCGCGTCTTGGATCATTGGAGAACCGGGCAAGGCTCGAAGTTCAATCCGATGAGGAAAACCGCTTTAAACCCCGTTAAAACCGCCGTGAGTGTTGAGGCAGCGTTGGCTGATTGGAATGTTCCAGACTGCCTAACCATCGCCACCACGGCCCGTGTGGAGTGGGCGAAAAGAAAGTACTCTTTTGCTGAGCTGCGCCATGAAATGCATGTAGAAAAAAAGCCCGTATTCATGTTATTTGGTACCGGTTTCGGTATGACAGAACAACTCATTGGGTCTTGCTCTGGAGTCTTGGAGAGTATCCGAGGGGCTCCTCCCAAGGACTACCGCCATCTTTCAGTAAGATCGGCAGTAAGTATCTGTCTTGACCGCGTAATGGGTCCATGGTAG
- the rimM gene encoding ribosome maturation factor RimM (Essential for efficient processing of 16S rRNA): MKLVGKVREAHGLKGDLYVLIFSGDISWAKRMKSFGLKPKDSDEIRTFSVERTKPFKKGLIVKAAEIADRTAAEGVEHLEFFVDDDLFVSKPGETIFLSEIKNFKLKDPEQKLLGEIVDFSSNGVQDLLVVEAAGKKVEVPFVDAFIKKIDFKHQTVVMDLPEGLFDIENA; encoded by the coding sequence ATGAAATTGGTAGGCAAGGTACGCGAGGCTCATGGACTTAAAGGTGATCTTTATGTTCTTATCTTTTCTGGCGATATCTCTTGGGCAAAAAGAATGAAGAGCTTTGGTCTAAAACCGAAAGACTCTGATGAAATTCGCACATTCTCTGTGGAAAGAACAAAGCCTTTTAAAAAAGGTCTGATCGTTAAGGCGGCTGAAATCGCGGATCGCACGGCGGCTGAAGGTGTTGAGCATTTAGAGTTCTTCGTCGACGACGACTTGTTCGTATCTAAGCCTGGGGAAACTATCTTCCTTTCTGAAATCAAAAACTTCAAATTGAAAGATCCAGAACAAAAACTTCTAGGTGAAATCGTGGATTTCTCTTCGAACGGCGTTCAAGATTTATTGGTCGTTGAAGCTGCAGGTAAAAAGGTGGAAGTGCCGTTCGTAGATGCTTTCATCAAAAAAATCGATTTCAAACACCAGACTGTGGTGATGGATTTGCCTGAAGGACTTTTTGATATCGAGAACGCTTAG
- the rpsP gene encoding 30S ribosomal protein S16, with protein sequence MAVVIRLARMGAKHDPKYRITVADSRRYVTGKFLDILGTYIPTPKGNDKKVELDLAKVEEWIKKGAQPTDRVKHVIKLAQAK encoded by the coding sequence ATGGCAGTTGTAATTCGTTTGGCTCGTATGGGCGCAAAGCACGACCCTAAATACCGCATCACTGTAGCTGATTCTCGTCGCTATGTTACTGGTAAATTCCTTGATATTCTTGGAACTTACATCCCAACTCCTAAAGGTAACGACAAAAAAGTTGAGCTTGATCTAGCTAAAGTTGAAGAGTGGATCAAAAAAGGTGCTCAGCCTACAGACCGTGTAAAACACGTTATTAAGTTGGCTCAAGCTAAATAG
- a CDS encoding ABC transporter permease: MTGFLTIFQREIARFLKVLVQTVVTPFISSFLYLLIFGVSLGEQMAAHQGVSYIAFLIPGLMMMGLINNSFQNSSSSIVSSKFSGDLEDLRVAPVTDREIIWAMSLGALVRGSIVALITYTVGSIFMYYQRGEWLAIAHPFVTLFFIIIAGLIFGMIGISVAFWAKTFDQLSAFSAFILLPLTYLGGVFLSIEHLHPFWQAVSKANPLLYLINGLRYGILGVSDVNVWTAAVISVLGFIFFYAGAHFSLKKGSFQRW; encoded by the coding sequence ATGACCGGTTTTTTAACTATTTTCCAACGCGAGATCGCACGTTTTCTGAAAGTGCTTGTGCAGACAGTGGTGACGCCATTCATCTCGTCATTTTTATACCTTTTGATTTTCGGTGTTTCCTTGGGTGAACAGATGGCCGCTCACCAAGGTGTTAGCTATATCGCTTTCTTGATTCCCGGATTAATGATGATGGGTTTGATCAATAACTCTTTTCAAAACTCTTCGTCATCAATTGTGTCTTCAAAGTTCTCTGGGGACCTTGAGGATTTGCGTGTAGCACCCGTGACCGACCGAGAAATTATTTGGGCTATGAGTTTAGGGGCCTTAGTGCGCGGAAGTATTGTCGCCTTGATCACTTACACTGTGGGATCTATCTTCATGTATTATCAACGTGGAGAGTGGCTGGCCATTGCTCATCCATTTGTCACTTTATTCTTTATCATTATTGCCGGTTTGATTTTTGGAATGATCGGTATCAGTGTGGCTTTCTGGGCAAAAACCTTTGATCAGTTGTCTGCGTTTTCGGCTTTTATCCTTTTGCCATTAACTTATCTGGGTGGAGTATTTTTATCCATCGAACACCTGCACCCATTCTGGCAGGCCGTCTCAAAAGCGAATCCTCTTTTGTATTTGATCAATGGTCTTCGCTACGGCATTCTGGGAGTCAGTGACGTTAACGTATGGACAGCGGCGGTGATATCCGTTTTGGGATTTATCTTCTTCTATGCGGGTGCTCACTTCAGTCTAAAAAAAGGCTCTTTTCAACGTTGGTAA
- the trmD gene encoding tRNA (guanosine(37)-N1)-methyltransferase TrmD, which translates to MLTIDVITLFPEMIDAAVSHGVLGQALKSERLSVKTHTPREFAQDRHRTVDDRPFGGGDGMIMLPETLEKTLQKVQHKNSKVIYLSPQGKTLTDEMARSFSKEEHLVFICGRYGGIDQRIINSYVDQEVSIGDYVLSGGELGALVVIDALARFIPGVLGHDDSADKDSFSEGLLEYPNFTRPRAYLEQEVPEVLLGGNHKVIEEWKKKVSALVTLKKRPDLFKEFLKVENEKYQAQKKKKTAAPLKELIEFYKTLSENDLKVLGLEDLREEDFNV; encoded by the coding sequence ATGCTAACGATTGATGTGATCACTCTTTTTCCTGAGATGATTGACGCCGCGGTTTCTCACGGTGTTCTTGGTCAGGCTTTAAAGAGTGAGCGTCTTTCGGTTAAAACGCACACGCCCCGCGAATTTGCTCAAGACCGTCATCGCACTGTGGACGACCGTCCTTTTGGGGGCGGTGACGGTATGATCATGTTGCCTGAGACTCTGGAAAAAACGCTCCAGAAAGTGCAACATAAGAATTCCAAAGTGATCTATCTTTCCCCCCAAGGAAAAACTCTGACAGATGAAATGGCTCGTTCTTTTTCTAAAGAAGAGCATCTGGTTTTTATCTGCGGCCGCTATGGCGGTATTGATCAGCGTATTATTAATTCCTACGTCGATCAGGAAGTGTCGATCGGGGACTATGTGTTATCTGGCGGAGAGCTAGGCGCTCTTGTTGTGATCGACGCCTTAGCGCGTTTTATCCCCGGGGTATTAGGTCACGATGATTCCGCAGATAAAGACAGTTTTTCTGAAGGGCTGTTAGAGTATCCGAATTTCACCAGACCACGCGCGTATTTAGAGCAAGAAGTTCCAGAGGTTCTTCTTGGTGGAAATCACAAAGTGATTGAAGAGTGGAAGAAGAAAGTATCCGCGCTTGTGACACTTAAAAAACGTCCCGATTTATTTAAAGAATTTCTTAAAGTAGAAAACGAAAAGTATCAGGCGCAGAAGAAAAAAAAGACAGCCGCTCCTTTAAAAGAACTGATCGAGTTTTATAAAACTCTCAGTGAAAATGATTTAAAGGTGCTGGGGCTGGAAGATCTGCGCGAGGAAGATTTCAATGTCTGA